A section of the Babesia microti strain RI chromosome I, complete genome genome encodes:
- a CDS encoding Ankyrin repeats (3 copies) (overlaps_old_locusTagID:BBM_I00195) — MLDVDLHSIVRQQDCSLLFNTLNGLRQRSDHIGPDLDPNAGDILTYPIDDRVINAKDSLKRTPLHIAAFMGNNEIVAILIAHGANVNIQAQDGMTPLHFASRKGHLDVVKTLVKYGASAKAKTAKKKETPYILAVKYKHDEVAMYLQKKKNNKL, encoded by the exons ATGTTAGACGTAGATTTGCATTCCATAGTTAGGCAGCAAGATTGCTCTCTATTGTTTAATACCTTAAATGGGTTACGCCAGCGATCTGACCACATTGGTCCCGATCTAGACCCAAATGCAGGTGACATTCTGACCTATCCCATTGATGATAGAGTTATAAACGCAAAAGATTCTCTCAAAAG gaCTCCATTACACATCGCTGCTTTTATGG GAAACAACGAAATAGTCGCCATCCTAATTGCGCATGGAGCCAATGTAAACATACAGGCACAGGATGGAATGACTCCCCTACATTTTGCCTCCAGAAAGGGGCATTTGGATGTTGTAAAAACG TTGGTAAAGTACGGCGCTAGTGCTAAAGCTAAGACCGCTAAGAAGAAGGAAACGCCA tatattttGGCAGTAAAGTACAAGCATGACGAAGTGGCCATGTATTTGcaaaaaaaaaaaaataataaattgtaa
- a CDS encoding WD repeat-containing protein 55 (overlaps_old_locusTagID:BBM_I00205), translated as MMCIELVKEGKIVVCGGQTGKVYLFSSKNWNSTPNRITGNNESINKMVKLTETSVCASCEDGSIKVFSVYPNKIAGSLSFNNEKFSTENICMSHDKKVLAFIMNFNNVNFANARDAFDLAEGKKIRNGDSDFFSDL; from the exons ATGATGTGTATTGAGTTGGTTAAG GAGGGTAAAATTGTCGTATGTGGAGGGCAAACGGGCAAAGTTTATCTATTTTCAAGCAAAAATTGGAATTCCACCCCCAATCGCATTACTGGAAATAATGAATCCATCAACAAAATG GTTAAACTAACAGAAACTTCAGTATGTGCATCTTGTGAAGATGGATCTATTAAAGTTTTTAGTGTATATCCTAATAAAATTGCTG GATCCttatcatttaataatgaaaaattttcgactgaaaatatatgtatgaGTCACGATAAAAAAGTGCTAG CTTTTATTATGAACTTTAATAACGTCAATTTTGCAAACGCAAGGGATGCTTTCGACCTTGCAGAGGGGAAAAAG ATCAGAAATGGAGACTCGGATTTTTTCTCAGATTTATGA
- a CDS encoding ATM1 putative (not with Plasmodium) (overlaps_old_locusTagID:BBM_I00185) produces MGSCPRDKFIDVERSRIRNQDNCATTLDVLRIMKPFIWPDNSVMKGEYKVYLRIIIVFSYILLIGGKIMLLTAPLFIGKMVQDLSANDYYSARFNAGFYVLFCCSAVTLDELRNISYRYIQKWAIIDLSAKFIENIFNMPYGWFIENNPTEIAHVLNRGVESSRDLTAFSVQLLVPTALEIIGVSLIFALKYECPYTSLALIIGVVLFGISTISIANSRIKIRKRVNDIDNEMHTVIGDGLSNYETVKYFTNEKHEIDKYTNVAIQHEKFNYIVFISLSLLNFIQETIKELTIISVLLIAIYYVKNGVLIVGDVVAMVSYLAFIFRPLYLLGTIYMTIIKSMAGLRDIITLSVQDVKIHDLPGAEELKLTDENGNFKADIVFDDVKFSYDKLVCPMSGSGHFRGLQKVNFTVLSGTTCAIIGATGSGKTTISRLLCRFYDVDSGAIRINSTNIAHVTQNSLRSCIGIVPQDTVLFHATLLENIRYGKMDATREEIHEAAKRAQLENFIKTLPSGIDTIVGERGMKLSGGEKQRVAIARCFLKNPPIIILDEATSALDINTEAEVQAALESLSINRTVIVIAHRLSTIVNAKQIIFMSNGRIEDCGTHDELLKSSKVYADLWKKQTKPAPAQ; encoded by the exons atgGGTTCTTGTCCTAGGGATAAATTTATAGATGTGGAAAGGTCTCGTATTCGTAACCAAGACAACTGTGCAACCACGCTAGACGTGCTTCGA ATTATGAAACCATTCATTTGGCCAGATAACTCTGTAATGAAGGGGGAATATAAGGTTTATCTGCGGATTATAATAGTTTTTAGTTACATATTGCTGATTGGTGGCAAAATTATGCTTTTAACAGCTCCACTATTCATAGGAAAGATGGTACAGGATCTCTCAGCCAATGATTACTACTCTGCACGTTTTAACGCGGGATTCTACGTCTTATTCTGCTGTTCAGCAGTTACGCTTGATGAGCTGCGCAATATTTCCTACAGATAT ATTCAAAAATGGGCGATTATTGACTTATCGGCTAAATTTATCgaaaacatatttaatatgcCCTATGGTTGGTTTATCGAAAACAACCCTACCGAAATAGCCCATGTGCT AAATCGTGGAGTTGAATCATCTCGTGACTTAACAGCGTTCAGTGTCCAACTGCTTGTACCCACTGCCTTGGAAATCATAGGGGTATCACTTATTTTCGCATTAAAGTACGAGTGTCCATATACATCTCTAGCTCTAATCATTGGAGTTGTGCTATTTGGAATCTCTACTATTTCAATTGCGAATAGCAGGATTAAAATTCGCAAAAGGGTTAACGACATAGACAATGAGATGCACACTGTAATTGGTGACGGACTTTCCAACTATGAAAcagttaaatattttaccaaCGAGAAACACGAGATAGATAAGTATACAAATGTAGCCATCCAACATGagaaattcaattatatcgTCTTTATCAGTTTATCGCTCCTAAATTTCATCCAGGAGACAATAAAGGAACTGACGATAATAA GCGTGTTGTTAATTGCAATCTACTATGTAAAGAATGGAGTTTTGATTGTAGGGGATGTTGTTGCAATGGTTTCATATCTAGCATTTATTTTCCGCCCATTATACCTACTGGGAACCATCTACATGACTATCATAAAGTCCATGGCTGGACTTAGGGATATTATAACTCTCTCTGTACAAGAT GTTAAGATTCATGATTTGCCCGGTGCAGAAGAATTGAAGTTGACTGATGAGaatggcaattttaaaGCAGATATTGTGTTTGACGACGTGAAATTCTCTTATGACAAACTTGTATGTCCAATGTCTGGCAGTGGGCATTTCCGCGGGCTTCAAAAGGTTAACTTTACCGTATTATCAGGCACAACTTGTGCCATCATTGGTGCCACCGGGAGTGGCAAAACGACCATTTCTCGCCTATTGTGTCGTTTCTATGATGTAGATTCGGGGGCTATCCGCATTAACTCCACAAACATAGCCCATGTAACACAAAATTCGTTGCGTAGTTGCATTGGCATTGTGCCACAAGATACAGTGTTATTTCATGCTACACTGTTGGAGAATATTAGATATGGAAAGATGGACGCCACGAGGGAAGAGATACATGAAGCTGCCAAAAGGGCGCaacttgaaaatttcatcaaaaCTTTGCCTTCTGGCATTGACACAATTGTAGGCGAGAGGGGTATGAAGCTTTCCGGTGGTGAGAAGCAAAGGGTGGCAATTGCTCGttgttttttgaaaaatccgccaattattattttggaCGAGGCAACTAGTGCCCTCGATATTAATACCGAAGCTGAAGTTCAGGCCGCACTGGAATCGTTGTCAATTAACCGAACTGTCATAGTTATCGCCCATAGGCTTAGTACTATAGTAAATGCTAAGCAG ATTATTTTCATGTCGAATGGTCGAATTGAGGACTGTGGGACGCACGATGAACTGCTTAAAAGTAGCAAAGTTTACGCTGATTTGTGGAAGAAGCAAACCAAACCAGCCCCGGCACAATAA
- a CDS encoding translation initiation factor eIF-4E (overlaps_old_locusTagID:BBM_I00200), translated as MEKNAAIDFSGEKTPFLTFNKDTKDFNKIQQLRGTISIANHEKLQLKETWVIWEQNAIASGHSNSTDYKDHTKPLATFNTVQEFWNIWFCMPQPSQLYSNNKTGLLRDDGEFDLVDAYMVFRDKIEPMWEDPMNRGGGHIEYRFRHFDQQPLLIDEFWNNITLGLIGGSVSFGKYITGLRLVDKIASRHPNLRIEVWFQKLVDIDVNQLCQDISQCMARKLDGTIAKPPKGEIKWH; from the exons ATGGAAAAGAATGCCGCTATAGATTTTTCAGGCGAGAAAACGCCCTTTCTTACTTTCAATAAGGATACCAAGGACTTTAACAAAATACAGCAACTTCGCGGGACA ATATCCATTGCTAATCACGAAAAGTTGCAACTTAAAGAAACTTGGGTTATTTGGGAACAAAATGCAATTGCTAGTGGCCATTCTAATTCCACTGACTACAAAGACCACACTAAGCCACTGGCCACATTCAACACAGTACAG GAATTTTGGAATATCTGGTTCTGTATGCCCCAACCAAGCCAATTATACTCAAACAATAA AACTGGACTGTTGAGGGATGATGGAGAGTTTGACCTAGTGGATGCGTATATGGTTTTCAG AGATAAAATTGAACCCATGTGGGAAGATCCTATGAATCGGGGAGGAGGGCATATCGAATACCGATTCCGCCACTTTGACCAGCAGCCTTTGCTAATTGACGAATTTTGGAATAATATTACACTTGGTCTCATTGGTGGTAGCGTTTCATTTGGAAAGTATATTACGGGACTTAGACTA GTTGATAAAATCGCGAGTAGACACCCAAATTTGAGAATCGAAGTTTGGTTCCAAAAGCTCGTAGACA TTGATGTAAATCAATTATGTCAGGATATTAGCCAATGCATGGCCCGCAAATTA GATGGCACTATTGCTAAGCCCCCCAAGGGTGAGATCAAATGGCACTAG
- a CDS encoding hypothetical protein (overlaps_old_locusTagID:BBM_I00205) — protein MISSIRFRKPIFTISFHRNKPFLAVGTSRGSVFLYFLDHDANYAKKLFKIKVYGLSVRNVAFSPSEIECIATNSGGNMSLFDLETRNFTWKTEFPDKSSRGISSVCFVDQNSIVSGSDNGLLQVFLLFIIYI, from the exons ATGATTAGTAGCATTAGGTTTAGGAAGCCCATTTTTACTATTTCCTTCCATCGTAATAAGCCTTTTCTGGCTGTAGGCACGTCACGCGGCAgtgtattttt ATACTTTTTAGACCATGATGCCAATTATGCTAAAAAGTTGTTCAAAATCAAGGTATATGGCCTATCTGTCAGGAATGTGGCCTTTTCTCCCTCCGAAATAG aatGTATTGCAACAAATTCTGGGGGTAACATGTCCCTTTTTGACCTTGAAACGCGTAATTTTACATGGAAAACTGAGTTTCCCGATAA GTCAAGTCGTGGCATTTCATCTGTGTGCTTTGTGGACCAAAACTCAATAGTTTCTGGTAGTGATAATGGGCTGTTGCAAGTATTTCTACTtttcataatatatatttga